agcttcagggtgctaaggtattctcgaagattgactttagattggggtaccatcagctgaagattcgggatttaaaTATTTCGAAGACCactttcaggacccgctatggtcactatgagtttctgatgatgtcttttgggctgaccaatgccccatcagcctTTATGTACTTGATGAACAACGTGTTCTAGCCGTATCTTGATTTCTTTATCATTATTTTAATTGATGAtctattggtgtattctcgcaaccgtgaggatcatgagcatcatttgaggatcgtgctcctgaatttgagggaaaagaagttatatgctaaattctccaagtgtgagttttagcttgattcagtggcattttttcACGGAGGGTTTCTGGTCCATCGTAGCTCTTTTAACTAGACTGaatcagaagggtgccccatgcAGGTGGTCTAACGAGTATggagagagctttcagaagctcaagactatcttggctacaactccagttctagtttttcctttagcatcgggttcttatacagtctattgtgatACTCTATGGATTGGCATCGTgtgtgtgttgatgtaggagggtagagttattgcttatgcttcgcatcagttgaagccccatgagaagaactaccagtacacgatttggagttgggaGTCATTTtacacgcgctgaagatttggaggtattatcttTACGACGTATcatgtgaggtgttcacggatcacaagagtttacagcCCTATTCAGGTAAAGGATTTGacaacggaggtggttagagctactaaaagactatgatatcaccattctttatcatctcgggaaggccaatgtggtgccaatgctttgagtaggaaagctgagagcatgggtagtcttgcttttattcctGTTAAGGAGAGACAATTAGCGttggatgtttaggctttggccaacaggttcatgaggttggatgtttcggagcctagccgggttcttgcttgcgtggtttcacgGTGTTCTctatttgagcgcatcaaggtgcgccaatatgatgatcccaacttgcttgtccttaaggacataatgcagcacggtgatgccaaagaggttactattggggatgatggggtgttaagGATGCATGGTCTAATCTGTGCTTCAAATATGGATGGGCTGCATGAGTTGATACTTGAGAAGGCCCATAGTTCACGGTATTTCATTCATCCaagtgccgtgaagatgtaccaggacttgaggcagcactatttgtggcagaggatgaagaaggatattgttgaaTATGTTGcttggtgtttgaactgtcagcaccataagtacgagcatcaaagactgGGTGGTTTACTTCAGGTCTTGATATTCTAGAGTAGGAGTGAgagcgtatcattatggattttgtagttggactgcCACGAACCTTGAGGAGAGTTGACACTATGTGGGTTATTCTAAACAGACTgaccaagtttgcacactttaaTCAAGttatgactacctactcttctaacagctggctcgaatttatattcgggagattgttcgccttcatggtgtatCGGTTTCTATATCTCAGAGCACGTAGTTCACATTGAAATTTTTGAGAGTCGTGCAACAAGAGTTAGGCACACAAGTCGAGCTGAGTACGACATTTCATcccagacggacagacagtccgagcgcactattcaggtattggaggatatgttatgtgccagtgttattgattttgggggttcatgggatcaatttctatCGCTAGCAGAGtttctacaacaacaactatcgagtatccagatggctccttacgaggccttatatgggaggcattatcattctccggttggttggtttaagCCCGGAGATGCTAGGTTGTTTGTCACTGACTTGgtccgtgatgctttggagaaggtgacgttgattcaggagcgacttcgtacaacacagtccaggcaGACGCGTTATGCTGATCAGAGGGCTCGTTATAtggcattcatggtgggtgaTAGGGTTCTGCTCAGAGTTTCATACATGAAGGGTGTGGTGAGGTTCGGGTAGAAGGGCAAGTTGGGCCCTctgtatattggcccttttgagattcttgagagagtgggtgggGTGGCCAACAGACTTGCATTTCCACCCAActtatcgggagttcacccggtgttccatgtttccatactccgaaagtattatggtgatcagttacatgtgttagatttcagcctagtgcaattggacaaggatttgacctttgttgaggagccggtggctttCTTGGACAGGCAGGTGCGGAAGTTGAGGACTAAGAGCattgcatcagtgaaggttcagtagagAGGTCAACCAGTCAAGAAGGTGACTTATGAGATAGAGCATGATATACAGATttgatatcctcaccttttttgtacttcaagtatgtctctatactcattcgaggacgaatatataTTTAAGAGTGGGAGAATATagcgacccggtcggtcattttgagtatttcagcCCCATTTCctctatttgatgctttacatatgtgtatttatggttacgtgacttgcggggttggttggTTTGGCTGTAGGAGAGTTTTGGGATGTCTAATCCCCTAGTTGAAGGCTTACGTTGTAAGAGAAGATCGAAGTTTGATTTCTGTGTAGATGACtgcggaatggtgttttgatgatttcaataccTTCATATgaaaattttggacttaggcgtatgtccgaattttgatttggaggtttctaggttgttttggcttaaattgacgaaagttagaaagttgaaagatttggaaggttgataggtttgaccgagggttgactttgtagCTATCAAGTTCAGAtagtggttccgggaattggtaTAGATCcgttgtatcatttgggacttgcatgcaaaattggaggtcattTCAAGTTGATTTAATATGGTTCGAGATGAGTTTTGGAAGTCAGAAGTTCATTAGGCctgaattgatgtgtgattcgtACTTTTGATGttttttggtgtgatttgaggcctcaagtatgTCCGTGATATGTTTagggattggttggtgtgtttggacagggtcccgggggcctccgaCGTGTTTCGagtgggctacgggccatttcatCATGTTTTGAATTGCTGTTTCTGATGTCTGgtgtttcttcatcgcgttcgcgactacgatgtcgcgttcgcggaggGCTTTTGGGAGGCAAGATGATTTGTTCTTTGCAGTTTTGAATAGAGAACCGCATTCGCGGAGCTTTAAGgagcttgtgcttcgcgaacgtgtagaAGGGGAGCATGGGGGGTTGGCCAGGCGTAAGCCTTCACATTCGCGTAGGCATCTTTTGAgttgggcatcgcgttcgcgactgcGATTTCGCGGTTGCGAATAAGGATTTGTAGCTTGGTGAGTTTGGTTTTCGCGGTCGCAAACACttttccacgatcgcgatgtGTATGCCTGGGCTGACCTATTtaatactctatttcgagggcttttgttatttgatcacattttgagttatagagctcggatttgggcgatttatGAGGACATTTTagtgatttggattggggtaagtattttttgactcgtatttgtttatatttcataattccaaccTTGAATTTAGCGATTATTTGCTAACTTGAATTAatgaaattggggattttagtaataacttttctaaaacataaattgatgatttgaaggtcgatttgatatCGCTATTGGATgtaatttgtatggttggactcgtattagaATGGGTGTTTGAAAATAATGAGTTTTGTGCGATTTCGGGGTGCGGACTCagggttgacattttgagatgactttttgagttgactttttgattttagttaaagatcgaagctttattatccggaatcgtttcctatgtcttttatttattgttgatggCCAATTTCCACCctcctttttaaaattaatttacttacacttaataatttacaatgaatgttttgaaagtattttctattaataaatacctattttacaaaattgattaagtattagttttgaaattaataaccTAGTACTAACATTATGCAATTATAAATATACTTACTACTTTTAGCGTTGAGGAAATTTCTAAAATACACCATCTAGGCGTTATAATTAATTTCATGAATTATTTCTCTAATTTTGATTAATTAGATTATTATGTTCAAATTAATAATTTAGAAGacaaagtattttataaataattaattataataattagtagtatgtttggtaattataattttactgcattttattgaaaataattaagttcatttaaattaattttaaaagggttaGAAGaccaaaaggctacaattgcaaataTCCAATTAAACATAAGATGGCCATCTTTTAAACTAATTTTGGCCCAACACCAAGCCCAATCCGGAAAAATGCACCTAGCACTGACACCCCCCTCTTTCCATCTTGGCGATCCACGCCCATCTCCCTAAACCAATCAGAGCACGCCATGTCACTCGCCTCTCTCACTCACAAAGAAAGCACAATGAACCTGGACCATTGATCTATCACATTTTATCCTCCTTTTTCTTTAATGTTTTAGTACTCAACTAGACTTGATCTCAGCCATCCAAATCCAACAATCCAACGGCCATGactttttcatattttaattctttAATGCCCAAATTATAAGGGCTGTTGATCAATAGATCCAACGGCCCAGATCCGATCGCTATTTCTTAAGCCTAGAGACAACCCCCCAATacccctaaccctaatcattcACTCCAAACACCCAGTCCCCCCCCTTTCCCCTTCttctctcatctctctcaaaCTCTCTGACCCGTCAATCACCCAAACCTTGCACTAATTAGTGCAAGGTCATGAATCATGACCAGAAAACGTTCCCTCTACCTTCATTACCCATGATTCTCGCTGAATCTTTGCTCATTTTGCCTTTGAGACTCAAAACCCCAAATCTAAAAACCCTAACCTAAAGATGAAACTTTAAATCATTTGTGGGTTTCAAGTCCATGTCATGCATGGCCATCCATTCTGTCTCTCTACTACGAAACTCATCACTTCCTTtcaattttcatcatttaatctcAATAGCTCTATTTGAAGAAGTCAGAACAAAAAGATGAAACTTCAACTCGCCAGATCTCCTCCTCCATCTTTTCAAATCAAAATGAGCCTGAGACGCGAGCTGGCTTCAATGTTGATATTCGACACctagaggtcaaatgcaatgacctctatGTATTAGGGTTCTGGTCAGTGGTCTCTCGTACCTCAACGGTTAGCTTCCCTTCTCTCAGGTAAAATCCCTAATGATTTCCCCCTCTCTCTATCTGATTTTCACTCGCCTATGCTTGCATCATCTAGTAGTCGTCATCTTCCACTACTCAATTTGAAATCTTCTGAAACCCTAAGCCATTAATGACACTATAAAAGGGGCTTTCAATGCTCTCATCAACCAGACCGGAGACAACAAGAAAACCTAACATTTTCAACTTGTAGAGCTAATAGGCACAAGAAGCAATCACGAAATTACACATAAAAATCTCGCTTTAGTTCTGAGTAGTAAATTGAGCTAGGGTTCTAATTAGTTTCTGGTTTCTCTTTGATTCTGACTATTGCATTGGTCGAGTGAACTCTTGATCCTATACTGCTAAACAAGAACCTTTTGTTTGGTTTGCTGCTCAAGAGGAGGTCAGTATGCCTCCATCCTCTCTCTCTTAATTGCTTTATTTAAAATCATGAACGTGTTATTGTTTTTCTTGGTTaactattttgtatataatatttaTTCAACTTTTAAGTACTTATTTTGGTGCACTATGACTTGTTAATAATCTATGATAAGCTGTTGTGTTTATTTAATGCTAATTAGATAGCTGTGTGAGTTTAATGTCCTCCTTTTCTATATTGAATGGCCTATGTGTTTAAGTTGTTCAACTTGCTAATTTCTCACATCTGCCTAAGACTTCAGGCATTATTCTAATGTTCTGTTAGAACCTTCATGCTGCATGTTGAGCTCTGTTAATGTCATGTTGCAACTTTAATAATCTTCATGTTGCATTTTGAGTTTTATTCCACTTAATGCTCCATTATAACTTTCATGCTTATCATGCTTTATTCTGAATTATGTTCCACCTAATGTTATGTTATAAGTTCtcatgattcatcatattataTTCTCTTGAGTTCTGCATTTAGGTTATGTTATGGTCATCATGTTTAACCTGCATCATCCTTCTAAATTCTGCTATCCTACCTAGGCTTTTCGGTTCATAATGCCATATTCTTGAGttctatcatgctatattagggGTTGTTATTGCAGTCTTCATGTTTAACATGCCATGCTCCTTTAGGTTCTATCATACTTAATTTGGGATGTTGTTAGATAATCTTAGCTAGGGTATATATGAAATACATAGGATAACATTACCTTACTGGGTTAAGCCTTATGACACCTGAGTGTTCAAAAATGCTTTCATAAATGCTTATTTGTCCTTAAGTATCATCTGAATCCATATCATGAGTTCTTTACATCCATATCTAACTGTTAGTTTGTGATTAGTCCTACTAGGATAGATTCTCCTTTGAATATCAGTAGTATTTGTCATGATCAGTCTATCTCCTGTGAGTCAGACTATAGTTGTGCCCTGTTGATTATTTCTATAATCTGAATATGACTCCATCATGTTTAACTATTCAACTAATCCTGTGTAGCTGATTTGAGTATGTTAAGCGTGATGTCTCTGCTATCCTTAATCCTAAATGATACTGACAGCATGATTCTTCAATGTTTGGGACTCATCTTCTCTTGTGAAGTCATAATCTTGATTGAAATCTCTATATGTGTGGGATTTTGTTTTGAACCTTTGCTTATCCTTCATGACTGTACATTTTGAACATTGTTTTAAACTTATACTCAGTCTTTTCTTTCCTTTGTTATTCTGGATTGAATCTGGTGTAAGGGAAACCTTTTATTATTATTGGTTGAATGCAATAACCTGTTTGTATCGCTGTCTGAATCTGTATTAATGATCTCAAGGGATTCAAGTAATGTCATTAACCTAATTGCATGCTTATCTGTGATCAATGTTAAGGCATTAATCTCTGTATCCTAAAGCTGTTATAATTCCAAGCTATGTACCTTATTTGTATATGAGATGTATGATCTTTGTTGT
This sequence is a window from Nicotiana tomentosiformis chromosome 5, ASM39032v3, whole genome shotgun sequence. Protein-coding genes within it:
- the LOC138892690 gene encoding uncharacterized protein, translated to MRLDVSEPSRVLACVVSRCSLFERIKVRQYDDPNLLVLKDIMQHGDAKEVTIGDDGVLRMHGLICASNMDGLHELILEKAHSSRYFIHPSAVKMYQDLRQHYLWQRMKKDIVEYVAWCLNCQHHKYEHQRLGGLLQVLIF